The nucleotide sequence TGCAGCAGGTGCTGGACCACCTCGAGGTGTTCCAGGCCGTCGCCCACGCCAACGGCGGCAACCGGGCCTCGGGCACCCCGGGCTACCGGGGCAGCGCGGACTACGTGGTCGGCCGGCTGCGCGCCGCCGGCTACACCCCGCGGGTCCAGAGCTTCTCCTTCCCGTTCTTCCAGGAGATCGTCCCGACCACCGTGGCCGTGCCCGGCCCGGGCGGTGTCCCGCGGACCCTGACCGCGGCGGAGGCGGCCGTCATGGTCTACTCCGGGTCCGGCACGGTGACCGCCCCGGTGCAGGCCGTGGACACCACCGGCGCCCCGGCGGCGAGCACCAGCGGCTGCGAGGCAGAGGACTTCGCCGGCTTCACGGCGGGCAGCGTCGCCCTGCTCCAGCGGGGCACGTGCACCTTCGGCGTGAAGGCCGCCAACGCCCAGGCCGCCGGGGCCTCCGCGGTGCTGATCTTCAACACCGGTCTCCCCGGAGAGGAAGGCGTGGTCGCCGGCACGCTCGGGGAGCCCGGTGCCACGACCCTCCCGGTGGTCGGTCTCAGCCATGCGGCCGGGACCGCCCTGCTGGGCGGGGGCGAGGTGACCGTGACGGCGCAGACCGTCTCCGAGAACCGTGAGACGTTCAACGTCCTCGCCGAGACGGGCTCGGGCGATCCCGAGAGCACGGTGATGGTCGGCGCCCACCTGGACAGCGTCCCCGAGGGCGCGGGCATCAACGACAACGGCTCGGGCTCCGCGGGGATCCTGGCGATCGCCGAGGCGCTCGCGGGCACGGAGACCGCCAACACGGTGCGCTTCGCCTGGTGGGGCGCGGAGGAGTTCGGCCTGCGCGGCTCCCGGCACTACGTCGCGGACCTGAAGGCCAACGACCCCGCCGCGCTGGAGGACATCGCGGTGTACCTGAACTTCGACATGATCGGCTCCCCGAATTACGGGCGCTTCGTCTACGACGGCGACCACTCCGCGTTCCCGCCCGTGCAGGGCCCCGATGGGCCCGTGACCGCCCCGGCGGGCTCGGCCGCGATCGAGGCGGCCTTCCACGAGCACTTCGGCTCCGTGGGCCTGGCCTCCGGCGAGACCGAGTTCAGCGGCCGCAGCGACTACGGGCCCTTCATCGCCGAGGGCGTCCCCTCCGGCGGCCTGTTCACCGGCGCCGAGGGGATCAAGACCGCGGAGCAGGCCGCGCTGTTCGGCGGCCGGACCGGAGTCGCCTACGACTTCTGCTACCACGGCGCGTGCGACGACCTCGCCAACGTCGACGCCCGGGGACTGGGCGAGATGACCGACGCGGCGGCAGCCGTGATCCAGCGCTTCGCGGCCTCCACCCGGGACGTCGACGGCACGGGGGCGGACGAAAGCGCGCAGCAGGACGGACGCGGGCTCCCGCTCGGTCCGGCCACCGCGGACCAGGGGAGCGGCCCGCACAGCGCCGCCGACGACGTGCCGGTGCAGTGAGCGGCGGGAGGTCGGGACCGGGCGGCCCCCGACCTTCCTCCGCACAGTCGTTGTCGGGGGAGCGGTAGCGTTCCACGACGGCAGGACAAGTTCCTCCGGAGCACCCGCGCCGCCACCGCCACTCCGCGCCCCATTGCTCACCCGGCCACCGGGTGGGAGGGTGAGGCCATGACTCCTCCCCGGACCCCCGACCGCTCGGCGCCGAGCCGGCGCGGCGTCCTGTTCGACGTCGACGGCACCCTCATCGACTCGAGCTACCTGCACACCGTCGCCTGGTGGCACGCCTTCAACCAGGCCGGGCACGACGTCCCCATGCACCGCATCCACCGGCTCATCGGCATGGGCTCGGAGCAGCTGATCGACGAGCTGCTGCCCGCGGACCGGGACCGGGACGGGGACGACGCCATCGGCGCGGCCCACGGGGCCCTGTTCTCCGTGCACTGGCCGGGGCTCAAGCCCACCCGCGGCGCCGCGGAGCTGCTGCGCCGCTGCACCGACGCGGGGCTCGTGGTGGTGCTGGCGTCGTCGTCGAACGTCACCGAGGTGGCCGCCATGCGGGAGGCCCTCGGCTCGGACGACCTGCTCACGGCGGTCACGACCGCCACGGACGCCGAGCACAGCAAGCCCGCCCCGGACATCTTCGCCGCGGCGCTGGAGGCCGGGAACCTGCGCCCCGAGGACGCGATCGTGGTGGGGGACGCCCGCTGGGACGTCGAGTCCGCGTGGAAGCTCGGCCTCGACGCCGTGTGCCTGACGAGCGGCGGGATCAGCGAGACGGAGCTGCGCGAGGCCGGGGCCGTGGCCGTCTATGCGGACCCGCAGGCCCTCCTGGACGACTTCGAGAACAGCCCCCTGGGCCGGCTCGTCCCGGCGGGCTGAACGCCCCCGCCGGCTCCCGCGCGGACCGCGCCGCGCACCACCGCGAACGAAAGGCCCCGGAATGACCACCGACGACAGACCCGTCCTCGTGTTCGACGTGAACGAGACCCTCTCCGACATGCGCCCCCTGCGCCACGCCTTCGAGGAGGTCGGGGTGCCGGGGGAGCTGGCGGCCACGTGGTTCGCCTCCGTCCTGCGGGAGGGCTTCGCGCTGGCCGTCCACGGAGAGGCCCAGCCGTTCTCCGTGCTGGGGCAGGAGACGGCGCGCGCGCTCTTCACCCTGCACCCGCCGGCCGAGGACGTGGAGGACGCCGTGGCCCGGGTCCTGGACGCCGTGCAGCGGCTGCCCCTGCACGCGGACGTCCCGGACGGGGTGCGCTCCCTGGCCGACGCCGGGTTCCGGCTCACGGCCCTCACCAACGGCTCCGCGGCCACCGCCGAGGGCCTGCTCGAGCGCGGGGGCGTGCGGCAGCACTTCGAGCGCGTCTGCTCCGTCGAGGAGGCCCCCTGCTGGAAGCCGGCGTCCGAGGCCTACACCTGGGCGAGCGGGGCCTGGGGCGTGCCGCCGGAGCAGATGCTCATGGTCGCGGTGCACCCCTGGGACCTGCACGGCGCCGCCCGGGCGGGGCTGCGCACGGCCTGGATCGACCGGCACGGCTCGCCCTGGCCGGCGTACGCGCGCACCCCGGACCTCAGGGTGTCCGGGGTGCGGGAGCTCGCCGCGCGGCTGGCGGCCGGCGGCGCCGGGCTGACGGCCTGACGGCTCAGCTCACAGCTTGACGACCATCTTGCCGGTGTTGGCCCCGGCGAGCAGGTCGATGAACGCCTGCGGGGCGTCGTCCAGCCCCTCGCGCACGGTCTCGTCCCACCGGATCTCGCCGGCCGCGAGCCAGCCGGCCATCTTCTCGCGGAACTCCGGGCCCAGGTCCTGGTGACCGCTCACCAGGAAGCCCTGCAGGCTCAGCTGCTTGCCGATCGCCAGCGCCAGGTTCCGCGGCGCCGCCGGGGGCTCGGTCGCGTTGTACTGCGAGATCGCCCCGCACAGGCACACGCGGCCGTGGACGTTCAGCGCGGAGATCGCGGCCTCCAGGTGCTCGCCGCCCACGTTGTCGAAGTAGACGTCGATGCCCTCGGGCGCCGCGCGCCGCAGCTGGGGGAGGACCGGGCCGTCGTGGTAGTCGAAGGCGGCGTCGAAGCCGAGCTCCAGCAGGCGGGCGACCTTCTCGGGGGAGCCGGCGCTGCCGATCACGCGGGCGGCGCCGCTGAGCTTCGCGATCTGGCCGACGAGCGAGCCCACGGCCCCGGCGGCGCCGGAGACGAAGACCGTGTCCCCGGGCCGGAACCGTGCGGCCGCCATGAGGCCGGCGTACGCGGTGAGCCCCGGCATGCCGAGCACCCCCAGATAGGCCGACTCCGGGGCGAGGTCGGGGTCCACCACGGTGGCCGAGGCGGCCTCGACGAGCGCGTGCTCCCGCCAGCCGGCCCCGTGCAGCACCGTGGCGCCCACGGGCAGCTCGGGCGCGGACGAGGCGATGACCTCGCCCACGGCGCCGCCGTCGAGCGGGTGGTCCACCTGGAACGGCGGGACGTAGGACTTCACGTCGTTCATCCGGCCGCGCATGTACGGGTCCACGGACATCCAACGGTTGGCGACCACGACCTGGCCGGGACCGGGCGCGGGCAGCGCGGCCTCCTCGAGCCGGAAGTTCTCGGGGGTGGGGGTGCCGTCGGGACGGGAGGCGAGCACGACCTGGCGGGTGCTGGTGGGGGAAGTCATCGGTTCTCCTGGGGGTCGAGGGAAGGGGGCGGGGGGAGCGGGGATCAGTCGTCGGCGACGGTCACGCGGACGTCGACGTTGCCGCGGGTGGCGTTCGAGTACGGGCACACCTGGTGGGCCTTGTCCGCCAGGGCCTGCGCGGTGGCCGGGTCGAGGTCGGGGAGCACGACCTCGAGGTCGACCTCGAGGCCGAAGCCGCCCTGGCCGTTGCCGCCGATGCCCACGCGGGCCCCGACGCTGGAGTCGCCGAGCTTCACCTTCTCCTGCCGGGCCACCATCTGCAGCGCGGAGTGGAAGCAGGCGGCGTAGCCCGCGGCGAAGAGCTGCTCGGGGTTGGCGCCGTCGCCGGAGCCGCCCATCTCCTGCGGGACGGCCAGGCCCAGGTCGATCCGGCCGTCGGTGGTGCGGGTGCGGCCGTCGCGGCCGGCGCCGGTGGCGAGGGCCTCGGCGGTGTAGACGGTGTCCATGCTGGTCACTCCTGGGTGTCGGTGGTGGTGGTTCGGGTTCCGGTGCTGTCCGCACCGGGGCGGTCCGCGGCGTGCGGATCGGCGGGGGCGCCGATCCGCCGGGCCAGGGCCCGCAGCGTCTCCATCTCGGCGGCGGTCAGCCCCGAGGCCTCCAGGACGCGCCGCTGCACGGCCGGGGCGCGCTCGCGCAGCCGGTGGCCGGACGGCGTGAGGTGGACGGTGACCCGCCGCTCGTCGTCGTGCCCCCGGCGGCGCTCGAGGAGCCCGCCGGTCTCCATCCGCTTGAGCAGCGGGGAGAGGGTGCCGCTGTCCAGGCGGAGGCGGGAGCCCAGCGCCGAGACGGTCTGGCCGTCCTCCTCCCACAGCGCGAGCAGCGCGAGGTACTGCGGATACGTCAGGCCGAGCTCCGCCAGCGGCTCGCGGTAGGCCGCGGTCGTGGCCCGTGAGGCGGCGTAGAGCGCGAAGCACAGCTGCGCGTCGAGCCGGAGATCTGCGTCCATGACCCCATGGTGGCACAGGTATCGATTGAGCACAACTCAGTTGTGCACAATCGAAACTGGGGCGCGGATCAGCGGGTCGCCTCCTCCAGGTGCTCGAGCACGTGCCGGTACGGGTGGCCGGTGGCCTCCGTCATGCCCTGCTCGCACGTGCGGTTGAGGGACGCGTAGGCGTCGAAGCGGCGGCCGGTGACCTCGCGGGCCTCGGCCGCGGTGGCCGAGGCCGTGAACTCGGGGTGCAGCATGCCGCGGTCCCCGGCGTAGGCGCAGCAGCCCCAGTCCTTCGGCACGACCACGTCCTCGCTGATCGCCCGGGCCAGCGTCTCGAAGGCGCCGGTGATGCCCAGGTGCACGCTCGAGCACGTGGGGTGCAGCGACATGGACCGGATCGGGCGGCTGACGGTCAGCCGCCCCAGCACCCGGTCCGCCACGAACTCCACCGCGTCCACGAACCGCAGCGCGTGGTACTCGCTGGACGCCGCCGCCAGCTCGGACATGGTCTCCAGGCCCTCGGTGCAGGACGCGGCGTCGCAGACGACCGGCAGCTCGCCCTGGCGGGTCGCCTCCCACAGCCCGGCCAGCGTCCGCTCCGACATCGTGGCGTACCCGGTGGGCAGGCCCTTCGACTTCCACGGCGTCCCGCAGCACAGGTTCCCGATGCCCTCGGGGACGGTGACGTGCACCCCGGCGCGGTCGCACAGCGCCAGGAACGCCTCCGAGGCGGTCAGGCCCGTGCCGCCCCCGGGGCGGGCGGCCGTGCCGAACATCGAGTTGATGCACGCCGGGAAGAACACGGCCTCCGCGGCCGGGTCCCGCCGGTGCGGCCGGGGCGGGCCGCCCGCGGGCAGCTCCGCCTTGTACTGCGGCACGTGCTCTGCGCCGAGGACGGCCCGGGCCGCGGCGGTCGCGGCGGCCGGCAGCGCGGCGGGCAGGGCCTTCGCGGCGGTCAGGCCGAGCCCGGCGCCCGTCGTCGTCGCCCCCCACGCCCGCGCGGCGGCGCCCCAGCCGGCGTCCGCGACCCGGCTGTGGTCCTCGGCGCGCAGCCGGCGCACGAGGTCCCCCGTATTGATGAGCACGGGGCAGGCCGTCACGCACATCCCGTCCACGGCGCACGTCTGCAGGCCCTCGTAGTCGTACTCGGCGCGCAGCCGGCCGGCGAGCTCCGTGTCCCCCCGCTCTTCGGCCGCCGCGATCTCCCGGCGGCCCACGATGCGCTGCCGCGGCGTGAGGGTGAGGTCCTTGGACGGGCAGACCGGCTCGCAGTAGCCGCACTCCACGCACCGGTCCACCTCCTGCTCCACCGTGGGCGCGGTCTTGAGGTCCCGCACGTACACCGTGGGGTCCTCGTTGAGCAGCACGCCCGGGTTCAGCAGCGCGCCCGGGTCGACGAGCCGCTTGAGCGCCACCATGACCTCGTAGAGCTCGTCCCCGTACTGCCGGCGCACGAACGGCGCCATGTTGCGGCCCGTGCCGTGCTCGGCCTTGAGCGAGCCGTGGTGGTCGAGGACCAGGGCGACCATGTCCTCGGTGAAGCGCTCGTAGCGGGCCAGCAGGTCCGGGCGGTCGAACTGCTCGTTGAGCATGAAGTGCACGTTGCCGTCCTTGGCGTGCCCGAAGATCACCGAGTCCCGGTAGCCGTGGGCGTCGAAGAGCCCCGTGAGCTGCTCGCAGGTCTCGCCGAGCTCCGCGACAGGGACGACGACGTCCTCGAGCAGCGCGTTGGACCCGCTCGGCCGGGCACCCGCCACGGTGGTGTAGAGGCCCTTGCGCACGGTCCACAGCGCCGCCCGGGACGCGGGGTCGTCCGTCAGGGCGGGCGGTACTGCGAGGTCCAGGGTGCGGAACAGCCCGGCGGCGCCCGCCGAGAGCTCCTGCTCCTCCTCGGGCGTGCGGCCCTGGTACTCGACGAGCAGCGCCGCGTGGTCGCGGACGTCGATGTCCAGGATCTGCGCCGGGGCCAGTCCCGTGCGCTGGGAGACCTTCAGG is from Kocuria rosea and encodes:
- a CDS encoding M20/M25/M40 family metallo-hydrolase gives rise to the protein MPHPTPRRWTVAAALAGTLALTVPSAVTAAPGEAGDAGALAPTAAAVPVQQVLDHLEVFQAVAHANGGNRASGTPGYRGSADYVVGRLRAAGYTPRVQSFSFPFFQEIVPTTVAVPGPGGVPRTLTAAEAAVMVYSGSGTVTAPVQAVDTTGAPAASTSGCEAEDFAGFTAGSVALLQRGTCTFGVKAANAQAAGASAVLIFNTGLPGEEGVVAGTLGEPGATTLPVVGLSHAAGTALLGGGEVTVTAQTVSENRETFNVLAETGSGDPESTVMVGAHLDSVPEGAGINDNGSGSAGILAIAEALAGTETANTVRFAWWGAEEFGLRGSRHYVADLKANDPAALEDIAVYLNFDMIGSPNYGRFVYDGDHSAFPPVQGPDGPVTAPAGSAAIEAAFHEHFGSVGLASGETEFSGRSDYGPFIAEGVPSGGLFTGAEGIKTAEQAALFGGRTGVAYDFCYHGACDDLANVDARGLGEMTDAAAAVIQRFAASTRDVDGTGADESAQQDGRGLPLGPATADQGSGPHSAADDVPVQ
- a CDS encoding HAD family hydrolase; protein product: MTPPRTPDRSAPSRRGVLFDVDGTLIDSSYLHTVAWWHAFNQAGHDVPMHRIHRLIGMGSEQLIDELLPADRDRDGDDAIGAAHGALFSVHWPGLKPTRGAAELLRRCTDAGLVVVLASSSNVTEVAAMREALGSDDLLTAVTTATDAEHSKPAPDIFAAALEAGNLRPEDAIVVGDARWDVESAWKLGLDAVCLTSGGISETELREAGAVAVYADPQALLDDFENSPLGRLVPAG
- a CDS encoding haloacid dehalogenase type II, whose amino-acid sequence is MTTDDRPVLVFDVNETLSDMRPLRHAFEEVGVPGELAATWFASVLREGFALAVHGEAQPFSVLGQETARALFTLHPPAEDVEDAVARVLDAVQRLPLHADVPDGVRSLADAGFRLTALTNGSAATAEGLLERGGVRQHFERVCSVEEAPCWKPASEAYTWASGAWGVPPEQMLMVAVHPWDLHGAARAGLRTAWIDRHGSPWPAYARTPDLRVSGVRELAARLAAGGAGLTA
- a CDS encoding NADP-dependent oxidoreductase, which translates into the protein MTSPTSTRQVVLASRPDGTPTPENFRLEEAALPAPGPGQVVVANRWMSVDPYMRGRMNDVKSYVPPFQVDHPLDGGAVGEVIASSAPELPVGATVLHGAGWREHALVEAASATVVDPDLAPESAYLGVLGMPGLTAYAGLMAAARFRPGDTVFVSGAAGAVGSLVGQIAKLSGAARVIGSAGSPEKVARLLELGFDAAFDYHDGPVLPQLRRAAPEGIDVYFDNVGGEHLEAAISALNVHGRVCLCGAISQYNATEPPAAPRNLALAIGKQLSLQGFLVSGHQDLGPEFREKMAGWLAAGEIRWDETVREGLDDAPQAFIDLLAGANTGKMVVKL
- a CDS encoding organic hydroperoxide resistance protein gives rise to the protein MDTVYTAEALATGAGRDGRTRTTDGRIDLGLAVPQEMGGSGDGANPEQLFAAGYAACFHSALQMVARQEKVKLGDSSVGARVGIGGNGQGGFGLEVDLEVVLPDLDPATAQALADKAHQVCPYSNATRGNVDVRVTVADD
- a CDS encoding MarR family winged helix-turn-helix transcriptional regulator; this translates as MDADLRLDAQLCFALYAASRATTAAYREPLAELGLTYPQYLALLALWEEDGQTVSALGSRLRLDSGTLSPLLKRMETGGLLERRRGHDDERRVTVHLTPSGHRLRERAPAVQRRVLEASGLTAAEMETLRALARRIGAPADPHAADRPGADSTGTRTTTTDTQE
- a CDS encoding FAD-binding and (Fe-S)-binding domain-containing protein — encoded protein: MTAPSTHPAPASEALLEELRAGCGRDAVVTSELEHRALAHDASHYLLQPAAVVRPRSAADMGHLFRAVARHGLGLTFRSGGTSLSGQSVTDQVLVDVRRNFRGVEVLDGGRRVRVQPGATVRQVNARLAPYGRKLGPDPASEAACTIGGVVANNSSGMACGTEANTYRTLESLVFVLPSGTRVDTADPDADRRLRELEPALHEGLLRLRDRVRGDPASVRTIERQFSMKNTMGYGLNSFLDHDEPVRILEHLMVGSEGTLGFVAQAVFRTVEILPFASTGLLVFPDLATATRTVPALVAARSATVELLDATSLKVSQRTGLAPAQILDIDVRDHAALLVEYQGRTPEEEQELSAGAAGLFRTLDLAVPPALTDDPASRAALWTVRKGLYTTVAGARPSGSNALLEDVVVPVAELGETCEQLTGLFDAHGYRDSVIFGHAKDGNVHFMLNEQFDRPDLLARYERFTEDMVALVLDHHGSLKAEHGTGRNMAPFVRRQYGDELYEVMVALKRLVDPGALLNPGVLLNEDPTVYVRDLKTAPTVEQEVDRCVECGYCEPVCPSKDLTLTPRQRIVGRREIAAAEERGDTELAGRLRAEYDYEGLQTCAVDGMCVTACPVLINTGDLVRRLRAEDHSRVADAGWGAAARAWGATTTGAGLGLTAAKALPAALPAAATAAARAVLGAEHVPQYKAELPAGGPPRPHRRDPAAEAVFFPACINSMFGTAARPGGGTGLTASEAFLALCDRAGVHVTVPEGIGNLCCGTPWKSKGLPTGYATMSERTLAGLWEATRQGELPVVCDAASCTEGLETMSELAAASSEYHALRFVDAVEFVADRVLGRLTVSRPIRSMSLHPTCSSVHLGITGAFETLARAISEDVVVPKDWGCCAYAGDRGMLHPEFTASATAAEAREVTGRRFDAYASLNRTCEQGMTEATGHPYRHVLEHLEEATR